The Solanum pennellii chromosome 11, SPENNV200 sequence TATAATAAGTAGCTCACCAATAATGAGAAAGCTGCCACATGACAGATTAACACTTCTCCATTTGTTCCATTTCTACCATATTGTTAAACCTATTAAATGCCTTTgaataaatcatgataaaaaaattataaaaaactaTAGCATAAAAAACAATAGGTTAGTAGCATGTACAAAAAACTATCAGAGGGTGGTAAAAATGTTAGTCAACAGTAATTTTAGAAAGGAGGGAAACAAAAGTTTGAATCGTTTCTAATTTTTTAGTCCTTACGTACGTATTCGTATGAGAGCTGAACTAAATTTGAATTCTCGTGGTACAAAGCGGTAATAATAGTTTTGAAATTGCTATCATGAAAAGGATACAAATCATTGTTACTGCCAAGCCAATCTATGAGCTTcacaattattaaaataaaatctctttCCCACCTATCGAGAGAACCCAAGgattataaaacaaaaagaaaaatattatagcttttaaaagaaaatcattattACGTATAGTCAATGTATAATTTCTACGATAGTTACGACTAGGCAGGTGAAATTTCTTTTAGCCGATAGACGAAAAATGCAGAGATAACAAAAGATTacaatattaaaaagaatgcgAAGGAACCAAGCAAAATACCTGTTGTAGTACACTTATAAGTTCAAAATTCTGATGAAATTCGATGCGATAATACCGGTATGATCACATCCTATTTTCAGAAACCAAGCAACTAGGGTATGTTATGCATTGGTTGTATACAAGACTCCAAAATTTTATTAAGTACATGACGACTCTGCTGGGAAAGAAAGAGCCCCATTATTGCAAGAGTGATGGAAATAATCATACAGAGCTAAATTAGAATACATAACACTCAGCTAGCGATTATTATACTAAGAATGGTGATGTTGGCTTCTGAAACTCCAAGAAAAGAAGCCATAGATACGTCAGATATAGGTTAAGCTGGGGAGAACGCATTGCACAATGACTTGTATGCAGTGACACAACTTTTGAATTTCTCTTCTGCTGCTGCCTGCACAAATTCAATGACTCGTCTCGTGAGGAGGACTCCAAGAATACGAATGAGTAGCTAAATTCCAGAACAAGGTTTCAAGAAAGGAACCAAAAATTGAGATAGGCTATTGTAAGTTGTCACGTAGGAGGACAAACAGAAATTGTAAAGCTAACCTGTGAAGGGCCTTGATGTTTATCAGGATGCCACTTTAATGCTGATAAACGGAAACTGCAAGGACAATAATAGTGTTTACATTAGTCTTCAATATAATCGAGTATGGAGAGCACAAAACCACTAGAACTTACGCATTCTTGACATCCTCAATCTTCAGAGGACCTCTTGGGGGCAAACCGAGAATTGTTCTTTCTGAGGAAGAACCTATATGACACGATTCATATTTGGATTCTGTATGTGTCTCGTTTTCAGTTTCATTATCCCATCTGTAATGCCTCTGTTCTGACCAGTCTGTTTCTTGTCTTCGGGAGAACATATCTTCAAAAGTAGATGATTTACCAGGCCTAAAAGACCAAGTGTACCACTTATTACCAAAAGTTGCTTCGAATACTGATTCAGGATATTCATCGAATTCTTCGTATAATCTCCGTTTCTTCATTTTTCCTAAAAACGAATAATTAACGGGTCAATGAAGGCTACCTGCATCCTTCAATAAGCTCAGTATTGCGTCACCATCAACCATTTAAAGATAGCTTAGCAATCAGAAAGCATAACAGAAGGTTATCTAAAGTTATGACATACATAACTTTGTGACAAACATAAAAAGTCCAATTTCCATTCATTAAAGACGCATTAATTCAAGTGTTCAAATCCTTGCAATACAACTCCTAGATGGAAAAAATGCAAAGCAAGGCAAGTTCATCCCATTTTACTTAGAATGACAGCAACCAACTCACGGCCAATAAACCTTTTTTATTTGGAAGACAAGCATTGCGATCAATCTGAAAAGGCATTGGTTTCGGCATGTTTCCTGATAGGTAACCCACTAGTCCAGCTAGTAGGTGGGCAGTAAAGGAGCTTTCGAAACTATCCCAGCTCTAAAAAAGGACCTAGCCAATTAGGTCAAAGCACCAAATTTCAATAGCAATATATATTTCAGTTACATCTGGTATTTAAGAATCTCAAGAATGGGGCCAAAAGGTTGAACACACTGATATTTTTCAGTTTGATATaagaattttcattaaaaacagAGACCCAATTGTGAAATGAGAGTACAAACTTACGCATCCTTCTCCTTGAGCGATCTCTAAGACGAGCAGCGGACTTATATTCACTTTTCTTCTCTGAACGATCATCCCGATCCATATCCCATCTATCATTTATTGTTGAAGATTCATTCTAGTAAATTATTCAACAAGAAAATAGCATATTGTCCATGAGTAGAACAAATATTGAGGTAAAAATAGTGAAATGAGAAGagaatttaatataaaaagagtACTTGCATGCAATTGATCAGATACTAAAGTTCAGAAGCTGAGCACATTCTACTATGCGGACTTTAAACCAGAAAAGGTGGTTCATGCTTTGGAGGCTTGGACCACAGAGGAAGTTAAGCAAGCACACTACAGTAGACCATAATTCCTTAGAAAGCAGAAACCCACAAACAGAGTCAAGATGCAAGGGAGAAGAAAGGCAAAGCAGTAAAGATCAAAGACAAACTATACATGGGATGAGGTATAAGTGAAAATTTCATCACTGCTTCTGTTACTCCATCTTTTCCTTCTATATACGAGGTGATTCGTCTTACTACACTGAACTAGTGAACTTGGCCTATCCTCATTAGACCTTGATACCTTTGATCATTATGTGACTTAATGCTACATTGCAAAATGAGTTGTTCCCTCATAGATCCTCCTTTTATCCTCCTAGGATTACTCAATTCACTTCAAAAGCAAACAGAGGACAAGTGAGATTCGTTGAAAAGAcagaagtttttgtggttgattagGACAGGTTTTTAGGTTACATGAACAGATCAAGCGTCATATTCGGAAGCAGACATAAAATAGTTTTTCCTTTGGTTGGGGTGGGGTGAGGAAGCGGATATGTTctagaagaagagaagagaagaaacaaaaataacacataAGAATAGGTCTCGAACTTCTCTCTCAGTTCTTTGGGAACTACGTTAGTATTTTCATGGAAATTCTTGTAAAGAGAATGTGACGGGGTTGAGCTGCTTCTTGCTGGAGCTTTCTTTTGACAGTTGCGGAATGGCACCGGTGACACCTTTTACTAGCGACCGGATGTTTGATAGCTGGAGCCGATGTTGCAAAAGAAGAGGAAACCTTTTCTATAATTGCTTTTCGCTCATGTTTGGAGTATTTACTGGAAAGAAGTAGGGCATACCAAGAGATTAAGGCTTAGTCATGATGGTGTGCCTACATTAGGTTCAATGTTGGCTAGGAGTCTTTTTAGTCCAGTTTAGACCTTTAGTGTTGGTGAACCTCTAAGTTATTGAGTATTGAGAAGAAATCAATCCAAATGGTAAGAAATGGATAATCAGGATTCACATAGTTGATCCGACAACACTTCATTTGGTGCAAAGATATTTCTtccttatatgatgatatgacaTATCTTCTTGGAAGAACTTTCTCTATGATATTTCTTCCTTATATGATGATGACACATCTTCTAGGAAGAACTTTCTTTCTTTAGTTGATTATTGCAGTTGACTTTTTGCTTTAATCCACTTTTTGGGGAAACTGGTTCCTCGCATTCCACTGTAGGTGGTAAATAATAATTGTTTCTTTTAGACACCGATACATATGTGAATGCAATCTTGGTGATAAGCTAATGATATCACAAATGTAATCTATCAATAAAATACTAATCTATTAGCCTGATTTTGGTAAAAGATGGAGAACATAGGAACTCCTATTGGGAAGGACCATAAACAGAAAAAATAGCAGAACTGATTTTCAGTTTTCCAAGATACAAAATGACCTTGCGTTCAATGATTGAGGTCAGCAATAGCGATCTAGGATGTATTCATGTCGTTTTGGAAGATGATTCCCTTGATAAATGTAGCGTTTGGTTATTTTCACATGCTAAAAGGGCAAATGAATGTGTAAGTCGTCCCTTTTGCAAGTATTTCAACTTGTACTTCATATCACTTCAAGTCTTCAACTACCAAGTAAATACTACTATCAACCTTCAATACTCAAAATGATTACCGGAATGACACCCTGTACCACTTCTATTGTTGCCTCAGGTCACCTACCTTATGTCCAACCAAACACCGGAAACTAATTCAGGAAACAAACTAATccaaagaaattattttaaatgaaaacatTTTATGTCACTCCATAAAGAGAAAGAAATCCCTTATCAAAGACAGTTGACCGAATATAACTAAGACTAAGATTTACCATATCtatgaaataaaagaagattAAATATTTACCTCAAAAGAGTTTCCAGATGCCCCATAAAAGAGAAGATTTTTCAAAGCTTTTTTTGAGTCAGCACGCTTTTGACGTGTTTCATATCTGATATAATtctgaaaaataaatgaaaagctggatgataaataagaaaatgaggAGGACAAGAGAAGTTAATAGATGTATTACATGGAAAGAAAAAGAGATGTTAGGAAAAAGAATACATAACTGACCAGAGAAAACCAAGCGAAAAAACTCGTGAAGATATCTCTAATCCTAGCCAATTTCAAACACTATAATATTGGAAGCTGGTGAAGATATTTACCTTAGTTGGCTGCTGACTTCCTCTAAAATCCTGCAGGAATAATCTATGAAAGGTCACATATGCAAACTGAAGAAAGATACTACTTGAACTTAAAGGTAACAAGCATGAAAATACACTGTATATGAGTAGAGAAAACTAAAACTGAGTGCAGAAACACAATAATTTCCTTAAATCTACCAGTCTCAAATGGGTGTATCGGAACCCTTTCtttggggggtgggggtggatAAGGGAGCATACTGACACTGCATATACAAGCAGACATAGAACAAACCACCTCCCTCCCCCCATACTCAAGGAAAAACCTTTTCACTTAATACTACAATAGAGAATTGAAACATAGCACATATAGGAGGAAGAAGTATACTCCATTCTTGGTGTAATTTTAAgcagtttttttttctctaaccACTACGCCTACCGAggtaacattttaaaattagacAAACGAACTCCAAACCTTATCTTATTTCCTAACCAAAATCATTTAGCACATCTATTTCACCAAGAGCACGGTGAACTGACGCCAAGATTTAACCATGTTCAAACAAGAGACATGTGAGGTTTTGGCAACAATTAACTGGCTTAAACCAGCCTGAAACTGGGAAAAGAATATGACAAAAACCTTTGATTTATTAACCAATTCCTGCTTTCAAATAATGAACTGGCCCCTAGAAATGGGTAAACAGTCTAAAACAGATTAGTCAACTTAAGTGGCAGCCAAACATTCTCCATTTCAGATCGTCTCATTGGAACCAATAAGAGGTGCTGAGTATATTTCTGCTATGCATTATTGCCTGAGCAATTCTAGTGACTAAGGTGAGATAACATCATTCTGTGTCCTCCAGAAATTGATCAATACTGAAAGAAATCGAAAGAACATTATGAGCAAGCCTCAATGTGCT is a genomic window containing:
- the LOC107004442 gene encoding uncharacterized protein LOC107004442, producing the protein MQVIPKWRNVLILKNSLIQSTRIVSSTQSQNTHLSSFHSTSICFEKWKNKWNSDFRGSQQPTKNYIRYETRQKRADSKKALKNLLFYGASGNSFENESSTINDRWDMDRDDRSEKKSEYKSAARLRDRSRRRMRKMKKRRLYEEFDEYPESVFEATFGNKWYTWSFRPGKSSTFEDMFSRRQETDWSEQRHYRWDNETENETHTESKYESCHIGSSSERTILGLPPRGPLKIEDVKNAFRLSALKWHPDKHQGPSQAAAEEKFKSCVTAYKSLCNAFSPA